Genomic DNA from Coffea arabica cultivar ET-39 chromosome 7e, Coffea Arabica ET-39 HiFi, whole genome shotgun sequence:
ACAATGAACGAATATCCAAAGGCAATCAACATCAGTTGAGAATTCTTTTTAATAGTTAAGGACATTCGACCTACTAATTGATGTTTCGCTAGATTAAAAAAAGTTGGTTTAGTTACTAACAAATCTTTGTCAAGCCTTCTTCGTGCCGTAATCTTTTTGCTAATTATTAATGAGTCAATGCAAAGTCTATATCGAGCTGTAAGTTGCAGATTGGAGCAATGTATGTTGATACATAATAAAATTTGGGCTATGTGTATATTATTTTTATGAAATATAATCCACTAGTTTTTCCTGCTTTCTCCATGATACTGGTAGACAtggaactaattcagactgcaAATCTAGAGTACTCCAAAGTTATGTGACAGGGCACTGAAAGATTTAAGAAAGAATGTCTTTTAATCTACCCTATTGACAAAAGAACTTGACAATTTAGCAACACATGAGAATTTGAAGAAATCAAGAAGGCGACCTTGAAGAACTTGAAATGACTTATCACTCAACTGACTCGAAATCTCCAAATAAAATTGAAGATTAGCTTTATCCTGAGGTTTATATTTCATTAGCTACTATTTGTTTTGAGGGAATGggagtgaaaaaaaaggaaagcaagGAAACGGAGAGacaaaattttttatgtttcGGTTGATTTTTGaggagggaaagaaaagaattggaAGGGAAAAGGAGGAATAAGAGTAGTTATTTTTTAATAGTCTGTTTTACGTCCAAAGATGGGCGGAAATGAAGGAAAAGTGCACtagaattaatgaaaattttaaaatttcctaaaaaactTATTATGTATTTATAAATTAGACTTTTAAAATATGAGTAAAAGTGTAATTTAAGTGTAATAGCTTCCTTTCCTTTTGTAATCCAAACAAGATGCACTGATTTCAATTTTCTCTACCTttcttacttttcttttcttttccaccaGTATCCTTTCGTTCCATTTCCTTCAATCCAAACGGTGCCTTAGGGACTGGACTGCTTCTTATCTAAGAAATTGAGGAATGACTCATTCAATCGAGTGGCATAATATAAAAGATATTTCAATGGATTTTTCAGAATTACTTAATGATTGGACCCAAACGTAGTATAAAGGAATTAATTAGCTGGTAAGCATAAGGTGTCTAGTATGACTTTCAATTTCTCCCCTTTGCTCTCTTCCTCATAATTTCTAGAGTTTGTGCCTACcacaaaaaaacaaattaaaaaaggaTAAAGTATACTTTATCCAAAATTTAAAGGGATCTAGTGCctcctttcaaaaaaaaaaaaaaaaacaacaaacaaacaaacaaagggGATCTAGTGCCTTAGCTATCAGAGAGGTAAATGCTAAATGAAAATAgtcctaacatttttttttggggtaagtGGGAGATACCTCCTGCTTATAATTTCTCACATATTCTCACCTAATCCAATTATCCCCAAGTATTCCTAGCttagattttagtaatttggaaTTAAATCATGTGGATCACTTCCAATAAAAcgtaaaatttttgttttgttcgaCTACAAATCATATTTGAGAATATTCAGATTTTTTGCTGGGGTGTGAATTCTTATTAGAAAATATGCACTTGCTGGTTGGTAGTCCTCCTTGCCTCGCGCAGTTACATTGACGATTTCGGCATTCACTAGAGTATTTTTAGCTGACTATGGCGGTGTGAAGTTTCCAACTGCGAAAAATTGTGTTCTTGATATAAGAGATTTCTCAAACTATCAAATAGTGGCTAGTGTAAAAGAAAGTCTTAATTGACAAGCGAATAGGAATCGGCCAAAACTTCATTTATTTTGGATACTACAGAGTACAGACTAGATGCTAGGAAAGGTCTATCTCTTGAGGTAGGGCATGAACTGTATCATGCTGGATTTGGTAGAGATAAAGGTCCAGATGCAACTAAAAACAAAAAGCAAAGAGGCATTTACCAGGAAAAGCAAGTGCACGAGCAGAGAAAGTTCAATCTGGAGTTGAAGCGATAGAAAAGCTATTTCTACTGTTGAAGTCAGTCAAGCAAAATCCAGTAAACAGTAGCGCCGTCAAAAGCATATGCTGGATTACTTGCATTAGAATATGATGATAGTGGATTCGCATGGATTCGCatgttcttttctttctttccttcctttgCCTTTCTTACCACTGCTGCAATGAGATACAAAAAGGTGTACTTTTGTTCTCAAGTCTCAACATTTTGGCCTTTTCTCCTTTCCATCTTTTCTAATAAAATACCAAGGCTTTTTATCCCCTTTCACTTTCATTTTATATACCTCAGATCCTGATCAGACTCTATGCAATTCACCTAGTGCTACTAACTGCTTTCTCctttttgtttctctatttttgcTCCATGCTTCAGTAAGCGGATATCCTTTAATGTCTCTTCTTCATCAACAAATGAGATGGGTGATATTATTGGTTTCTCGCTCCCTCATTTATGCCTCTTCTGCCTCACCTCCATACAACCAACTTTTCTCTCCATCACTTTCTTGATCTTCCCCTTCGCTAACAAAACAGTCTCTTTGTGCCACTTTAAGATGACTAACTCTTGATAGTCTCTTTTCCGGTGTAATAATTAAAGGTGAATAGCTAGAGTTGGCTAGAACACAAAAGTATGTTGATCAGATAGTATTAGGGTTTGATTCAAATTGAAGAAAAGGGAGTAAATTACCTTTTATCCCTTGTATTTTAGCACTATGATATAATTCtcctagggtttcaaaatttaTACCATACCCTCTTTGGTTTGTGTAAAGTAAGTGGCGGAAGGAGGGTGTGGCTAGCAGTGGCAGGAATACTGCAAAATTTAAACAACCTTAATATGTGCCAGAATTGCATTTTGCAATTCAAGGTTCTTGTCTCCTTGAGAGGGTTAATATGTGGACACCCTATTTTGGATGTATATAAATCATACAAGCTCTTGCCAGGTCAGAACATCTGTCGAGCTTATCCAAGATTGAATTAAGTGGACGGTCGGTTATAGGATCCTCACCACATAAAAATGTTGCTAATTCTACTGATCAGAATTGCTGAAAACGAATATCTATTCCACTTAAACTTCCTTAGCGTCCGTTCTTTTTCCTTTACAACTCagtttccttgttttttctACGTCTTCCCCTAATAAAATACTAATAATGCTCCTGCTCGTCCCTTTTCCCCACTTTTCTTTTTGTATCCCTCCGGTCCCGACCAATATGCTAGTGATTACTTCTTTTATGTGAAATGCTTCAATGAAACTATGACCCCTATTTTTTCCCCTTCATCAACCTATAACATTGTAGTAGCATTTGCTCTCCACTAAttctttttataatttttttggtcTCTCTTCATTAATTTAATAGTAACAATCCTCACCCTCCATCCATAGTGATGTCACAATGCTGTCGTCACCACAATTTTAACCCCATCTTGCCCTAAGAATTCTTCGAAGGAACTGAATACGCCCAGAAAAGTGGTCGTTTGTGGAGCGAAGAGAATATGCCCAGAAAGCCTCTGAGCTTTCGCTACTCAACAAGTTTTTGCTTGTATTGGAACAAGGGGAACGATTATACTGATGGGTTTGCCTGCCGAGTGATCATGCGTTACTCATAAGATTTACGTACaaattttctctgattttctgAATCAAcaagttagaagatgttacttAGTATCTTGTTTAACTAATGGCACAGAAATGAGATTTCAGTACTTACATTATTTAATTTGTTGATTAGAGAGAGGCCTTGTTGGCTTGTTGGACGATTACATACTTTTCTAGTACACTTTGGACAATTTCGAGTAAACAAGATCGTTGGACAATTCCCTTTAGCATAGCAGGGGACAGTTTCTTCGAAGTTCCACATATGCATTTACTCATCGTTGTAGGACCATATTTAGGCaaatttaagaaaagaaaagcttatGAAGATTCGCCTTTTTTGAGTCTTGAGTTTTGTCATTGATGGTTATCTAAGGATGTATTTTTGGAGTTAAATGTTCCATTATGTCCTAACTGCGTTTTAGCATTTTCTTTAACAGCATACATAGTTCGACCTTTTGCCCGCAGTGAAGTTGACAAAAAGGGGCCATGGTAATGAGGTGTTGCTGTAGCCCCGGGCTTTGGTCTGGTGGTAGTAGCCTAGTTAGGTGAGTATCACTATTAAGGATCGAATCTCCGGTAAAATAATCCACACGGTTTGGACAGGTTGATGTGGAACACGTATGGATTAGTATGGTAATTCAGGGTACAACACGTGGTcatatgacaaaaaaaaaaaaaaaaaaaagtaatgagGTGTTGCTGTGTTGTAAATCTACCCCCACCTCAGAACTACTGCTTTGGTTACACTCCCTTTAAGTTGTAGACACTCTTTCACCGCTTATCCAATAATTCCTACTTTCCAACttcaatattttgcttcttttctCCTTCCAAACTTTAGACACAAGAACCCCTACTTTTTAAACACTCACATGATCAACTAAAATCTTGTTAGATGCAGCGACAATTTAGATATTTTTTCACTTCTAAAATCACAATATTTAAATATGATCCCGTCTTCGTGCCTGCCTAGAGGGCAATATGAGCTAGTAGTTAGAGAAAGTGCATCATTTATTACAAGAACTTAATGCATAGAAGAATGCAAAGTAGTAGACTAGCAAAAAGGAGGGAAGTTGAGAAACTAGCTGGTAGAATGGTTTAAGTAAGACTATTTTGCCACAATTAAATCTTGTCCATTTAGACTCGTAAACTTTTCAAAGTCTTGTGATTAATTTCCATGAATTAGACGAAATGTAGGATGCAATTGCAGAGAATTTTCATGAATTAGATGAACTGTGATTAATATTCCGGGAGTTGTTTTCCTTCTACAATGACCCATACACATTACAGGCATGAGCAGTTCATAATTTGGTTGAGGCGCCTACAACAATTAAAAGTATTGGACCCCAAAACCTACTAAATTCTAACGCCTTTGAAACACTATATGCGGACGTCCTGAATTTGAAGGCTACACGTTTAGGAATTTTTCTTCGTTATTCTTGATTGGATATCTGCATTTAAGGTTGTTGGTCTATTCGTTTTTCTTTTAGCTTCATCTTTTTTATAAAGCCACTAAAAGgttttatttatgaaaaaatttatgatgTCACATTAATGTCAAAGAATATCTTCATTGGAGAAAGAAATTTATATTAGctcaaaaatgacaaaaaagtaAGGTGGGGTTTTGTACTTATACGTCCTTTGGGAGAAACTTATAGAGGTCATCCAATTAAGGTGATTGCCGCACTACATACAATTCACTTTGTGCATAAATGCTTTCTGAATGCTCAAATCTCTTATTCAACTAtgcaaattttttaaatttcaaattttaataacgagcaaatacataaaaaaaaacaaaatctatacaaaatttttttgataaagtttgcacttttttttttgtaattatcCAACATGCATTGCagactatttttctttttgttgacaAGAGAACCTGCAACTGCTATACTCTCGCTGGGTAAACTCCACCCCGACATTGCAGACTACTTTTCTAAAGATTAATTTTGTCCCTCGTGCATTAGATTTTGTTATTCTCATGGAAAACTaattacttttgttattttaatgTAAGTGGGAGGGTTGGAACCCAAAACCTTCCGCTTACATTCCCCCAAATCACCAAACTGGAAAAtactttttatttaataatttattcatGAAAGATTTGAATCAAAATCCTACAATGATCAAATCTCATATGACTATTTGAAGCATATATTTCATCTAATCTAGTCTATCCGGTGGGACAGAATGTGATCACGTAGTCGGAGCCTGCACAAGTGAATGTGCTTGAAGCATCATCGTATGCATAACTATAAGCAGCAGGACAGGCTTCCTTAAACTTCCTTGAGTAATCAGTCGGGGGGCAAGTCTCCGGCGTCGAGTGATCGCCGGTGCAGCAATACTGAGGAGTGTTAAAAGCGAGGCATGCACTCTTGCATGCGACCACCACCTTGTCTGAGTCCGTGACCTGCAACTCCTCGGGGCAGTTTTGGTTGAGGTCCGCCACGCAGCCGGAATAGTTACAGTCACCCAAGCCACCGGACGGCCGGATGCCAAGTTCTACATTGTACCCGTCTACGAGGCTGACGTCGTAAAAGTCCTTGGCATTGTCTCCGTTGGCGATGGTGAATTCTGCCAGGGTTACCGGTGGTACACCACCGCCAGTGCATTTCAGTCCACCGCAGTCTCCGGTGGAGCAGCTGCCGTGGCCGGAGTCATCGAAGTTGCACCCGGTACGGGCCCAGAAACGGCCGGACCAGCCAGCTGGGGCTGAGAGTTGGATGGTTGCACCGGGGGACAATGCAAAACCACCGTCCCCCAGAACTGCCGCCCCATTTCTGGCGAGGGTCCCCGGCCAGACAGTGTGGCTGCAACTGTTTTGGAGCGTGAAAACTGTTGCTGAAACAATACTAGTCATAGTTCCTGCAAATGTGAGATCAATCACCCATCGATCCATGATGGTTTATCCTCTAAGTTTTAGTGCATATATTCTTAAAAAAACGTCTGCAATCTTGATGTCTTTGGGCTCTATTAGAAATGAAAATGAATAGTACTATTTCACTCGAGTTGCATTTCTCTTCCATTCTAATTCTAATCCAATTTCGGAGCAGTTGTAATTTTATTGGACACCCAGAGGAAGTCTATGTTGTTTGTTTGCAAGCCCAGCAAA
This window encodes:
- the LOC113701137 gene encoding pathogenesis-related protein 5-like, which codes for MAGSLNLALLLLHLLAFGTMTSIVSATVFTLQNSCSHTVWPGTLARNGAAVLGDGGFALSPGATIQLSAPAGWSGRFWARTGCNFDDSGHGSCSTGDCGGLKCTGGGVPPVTLAEFTIANGDNAKDFYDVSLVDGYNVELGIRPSGGLGDCNYSGCVADLNQNCPEELQVTDSDKVVVACKSACLAFNTPQYCCTGDHSTPETCPPTDYSRKFKEACPAAYSYAYDDASSTFTCAGSDYVITFCPTG